GGACGAGCGCGGCCTAGTTTCGTAGTGTTGGGCGCAATACTTAGGGTTTGAAGGGTTTTGCGAGACGACGGGATTCGAACCCGCGAGGGGCCTTTAGACCCCTGAGCGCTCCCGAGACAACGTCCGGGTGGCGCCCGCAATCAGCCGCTCTGCCACGTCTCTGCAGGCGGCATAGCGAAGGTGCAAGCGATTGTCTAAACGCTACCCACACTGCGCCCGGTGCAGCATCTTATGATCCGCCAGCACCAGCGCCATCATCGCCTCGACAACCGGCGTGCCGCGGATACCGACACAGGGGTCGTGCCGCCCCTTGGTTCTCACCTCGGTCGCCTCGCCCTGCCGGTCGATACTGGCAACGGGGGTGAGGATCGAACTCGTCGGTTTGAAAGCCACGCGGCAGACGACCGGCTGGCCGGTTGAAATCCCTCCAGCGATCCCGCCTGCATGGTTGGCCGCAAACTCCGGCCCGTTTTCGCCGGGTGACATGGCGTCGGCGTTCTGCTCGCCGGTAAGGCGCGCGGCATCGAAACCGTCGCCGATCTCCACGCCCTTGACCGCGTTGATGCTCATCATGCCTGCGGCAAGGTCGCTGTCGAGCTTGGCATAGACCGGCGCGCCCCATCCTGCTGGCACGCCCGTAGCCAAGCATTCGACGACCGCGCCGAGCGAGGAGCCTGCCTTGCGCGCATCGTCGACCAGTGCCTCCCATCGCTTTGCGGCCTCGGCATCCGGGCACCAGAAAGGGTTGCGGGCGATTTCCTCGCGGTCGAAATTAACAGGGTCGATCCGGTCGCCGCCGATCTCCGCGACATAAGCGAGTATCTCTACCTCCGGGATGGCCTTCCTCGCCACCGCGCCTGCCGCAACCCGCATCGCCGTTTCACGGGCACTGCTGCGCCCTCCGCCGCGATAGTCGCGAAACCCGTACTTTGCGTCATAGGCAAAATCGGCATGGCCCGGGCGGTAGGTATTCGCGATTTCGGAATAATCCTTGGACCGCTGGTCCTTGTTTTCGATCAGCAGCGAGAGCGAGGTACCGGTGGTCTTCCCTTCGAATACGCCGGACAGGATGCGGACCTCGTCCGGTTCCTGGCGCTGGGTGGTGAACTTGTTCTGCCCGGGCTTCCTCGCGTCGAGGAACGGCTGGATATCCGCCTCGCTCAGTTCCAGCCCCGGAGGGCACCCGTCGACGACTGCGCCGATGGCAGGGCCATGGCTTTCCCCCCAGGTTGTGAAGCGCAGCACGCGTCCGAAAGTGTTCCAGCTCATGCCTGCCTTCCTGTCTCAACTGTGGGGCCAAGTCCACTAGGGCTGGACCAAGCCATTCTTGTAGCGCAAGAACAAACCATGATTGCGAAGCTTAAAGGCCTGCTCGACGAAACCGGTTCCGACTGGGCGGTAATCGACGTCTCGGGCGTCGGATATCTGGTCCATTGCTCGGCTCGCACACTCAGCCAGCTCGGCGAGAAGGGCGAAGCCTGCACTGTCTACACCGATCTCCAGGTGTCAGAGAACGACATGCGCCTGCTCGGTTTTGCCGAAGCTGCGGAGCGTGACTGGTTCCGCCTCTTGACGCAGGTGCAGGGTGTGGGGAGCAAGGTGGGCCTTGCGATCCTCTCGGCGCTCTCGACCGGCGAGGTGCAGCAGGCCTGTGCCAACGGCGACGCCGCCACGATCGCGCGGGCGCAGGGCGTTGGACCGAAGCTTGCCGGGCGTATCGTCAACGAGCTTAAGGACAAGGCGGGTGCGCTCCCCTCCTCTGGCGGCGGCGCGGCGATGGCGGCGATCCCGGCGGGTGGAGCCAGCGCCGATGCGGTAAGCGCGCTGGAAAACCTCGGCTTCAAGCCCGCGATCGCCGCGCGGGCGGTGGCTGCGGCGCAAGGCGAACTGGGCGAAGGCGCGAGCGAGGGGGACCTCATCCGTGTCGCATTGAAGAAGGCGGCCTCGTGAAAGCGGCCTGGCTCTGTCTCGGCATGGCGGCTTCCTTCGCGGCAGCCTCCCCAGCGGCGGCGTGTCGCGGCGTGTTTTCCGAAACCTACGTGTTCCTTCCGCAGCTTCCGGACGACATTGCGCCGGATGCCATTGTGCTGCGAGTGAAGCCGCAGCGATCGGTAACGGCAACGAACAACGGGATTCAGGTTTCCGTGGCCGAGGTTCTGAGGGGGGAGTGGCCACGTGACACGGCGTGGATCGACTACGGCCTCTTCACCAGCTGCTCGCGGGTCCACCTGCCTGAAGAGGGCGCGCTGGTCGTCGGAGTGCCGAGGGAGTATTCGCCGACCACGCTGGTGGCCCGCCAGTATCGTCGCAGGGATTGGGAAGGGACAGAAAATGGAAACTAGACTGTTTCGCGCAGCGTCACTTGCTGCGCTCGCATGCGCCGCGCCCGTTGCAGCACAGGATATGAGCGCGTTCAAGACCGGGCCGGTAATCGCGCAATTCGGTCCGCACGCGCCGGTCGAAGGTATCGGCGAAGTGCCCGGGGATACAGAGTTCTCGATTGCCTTCGATGTCGCCAAGCCGGCCGACGAGGGCGCGCGCAATCGCGGGTTCGAAAGCGCCGCGCGTTTCATCAACATGCACGTCGCCCACGGCGTGCCCGAAGACAATATCCGTATCGCGGTGGTCGTGCATGGCAAGGCAGTGAACGATTTGCTTGCTAGCCCGGACAACACCTCTGCCGACATGGTGCAGGTGATGCTCGGACAAGGCGTGCGCTTCATCGTCTGCGGCCAGAGCGCGGTGGCCTATGGCGTGACGCAGGATGAGCTGCTGCCGGGCGTCGAAATGGCGCTCTCCGCCATGACCGCCCACGCCCTGCTGCAACAGCGCGGGTACACGGTGAACCCGTTTTGACACTGATTGGCAAAATCGGGATCGTAGCAACAGGAGTTTACGGTCTGTTCCTGCTTTACGTCATGGAAAAAATGGCGGCTGGGACGTCGCTGTTCAGCTTGTCTACGCTGTTTTTTTTCGCTCTAGCTATGTCTCCCGTTGCTTTCGTTGCCCACAAAGGCCTGCAATCGAGAGTTTGGCTGATCGCACTTTTGCCGTCGCTGCTTTTCGGTGCCTATGAAATCTACATGATGGGGTTTGTATCGAAGAGCAGCACGACGGCCCTAGGATTGATTTTCCTGCCAATGATTCAATGGGCATTCTTAGGCGTCGTCGCAGTTCTGAAGGAAGTAGGTAGGGCTTGACTGAACCCGTCCCCCTCCATTCGCCGGACCGGCAGCCGGAAGACCCGGATGCGGCGCTGCGGCCCAAGAGCCTCGAGGAGTTCGTCGGGCAAAAGGCGGCGCGTGAGAATTTGCGCGTCTTCATCGAGGCCGCCAAGGGGCGCGGTGAGGCGATGGACCATGTGTTGTTTTTCGGCCCGCCGGGGTTGGGCAAGACGACACTGGCGCAAATCGTGTCGAAGGAACTGGGCGTCGGTTTCCGTGCCACCAGCGGACCGGTGATCGCCAAGGCGGGCGATCTGGCCGCGCTGCTCACCAATTTGGAACCCAACGATGTCCTCTTCATCGACGAGATCCACCGGCTCAATCCGGTGGTCGAGGAGGTGCTCTATCCCGCGATGGAGGACCGCGCGCTCGACATCATCATCGGCGAGGGGCCCTCGGCGCGCAGCGTGCGGATCGACTTGCCACCTTTCACGCTGGTGGGAGCTACCACCCGTCAGGGCCTGCTGACCACGCCGCTGCGCGACCGCTTCGGCATACCGGTGCGCCTCAATTTCTACACCGAGGACGAGCTTCTCAAGGTCGTCACGCGAGGGGCAGGGCTTCTCGGCATGGGCATCGACGAAGGCGGCGCGCGCGAGATTGCCCGACGATCGCGCGGAACGCCGCGTGTCGCAGGCCGCCTGATGCGCCGCGTGCGCGACTTCGCCAGCGTGCTCGGCGAACCTGTAGTTACGACCAAGGTCGCCGACGAGGCGCTGACCCGGCTCGAGGTCGATCGGCTAGGTCTCGATGCAATGGACCGCCGTTATCTCACCATGATCGCCACCACCTACAAGGGCGGCCCGGTGGGCGTGGAGACGCTGGCGGCAGGCCTCAGCGAACCGCGCGATACGGTGGAAGAGGTGATCGAGCCCTACCTCATCCAGCTCGGCCTGATCGCGCGCACTGCACGCGGGCGGATGCTCAACGATGGCGGCTGGACCCACCTTGGCATGACGCCTCCCGGGCCTGCCAGCCAGTCGGACATGTTTGACTAAAAGAGTGAATCCCGGCGTAACGCATGCCGCATTTACAGTTCCAAAGCGGGACACCACTCTCACCGCCCTCGCAGGATTGCAGAAAATTTAGTTTTGTAGAGGTAACAGCAGAGTGTAAATTCGATGATCGGGGGATTCGCATAACGCGCGTTTCCGGTCGATGCGGGACCAACCCGCGCAACAGGAAGTGCAAACATGTCGGTTAAAGGAGCGCTCGCGAAATTGTCGGCCACCGCCGCGGGCGGTGCGCTCGTCGCGGGCGGCTCAGTTCATGTCGCCGAGCGTCCCGTTACCGATTCTCCCAGCTACAAGAGCCAGGCGGTCAAGCAGATCAAGGCGACGCCGATCAAGCGAGCCAAGCCCAAGCCGCCGGTTCGGGCAGCACGGGTCATCCCGAAACGCGTTATCGAATGCGTGCCCTACGATTCTCCTGAAGCGGCAGTTGCCGATCCGGAAAATGTCTGCCCTCCCATCCGGCGGGTGGTCATGGCCCCTGTTCCCGTTCCACCGCTTCCGCAGGCCGCGCCTGTCGTAGGTGGCGGATCGCGCTCGATCCCGAGCGGCGGGTACGGCGGTGGATATGGCGGCGGCTTCGGCGGCGGCTTTTTCGGAGGTTTCTTCGGCGGCGGGTCGAGCGGGGGCAATGTCGTCGTCAATTCCACCACGACAACCGGCGGTGAAATCCCCGACATCGACATCGACGTGTCGACCAGCACCAGCACCAGCAACGGCGGCAGTTCGTCCAGCTCGTCAACCGGCTCGGTGACCTCGACGACATCGACCGGTGAAGTCAGCAGCTCCACGGGCGAGGTTTCTACCTCGACCGGCCAGGTCAGCACGTCCACTTCGACATCGACCAGCACCGGAGAGGTATCGACCTCGACCGGGCAGGTGAGTTCGACGTCGACCTCCTCCTCCTCGGGCGATGTCAGCAGCTCGACTTCGACTTCGGGTGATGTTTCCAGTTCAAGCTCTAGCTCTTCGTCGAGCTCCAGCTCTTCCTCGTCCTCCTCCAGCTCCAGTTCGAGCGGGGATGTCACCAGCACGTCCAGCTCCTCCAGTGGGGACGTGTCGTCGAGCACCAGCAGTTCGAGCAGCTCGTCGACCAGCTCGAGCACCTCGAGCTCGACCTCCTCGAGCAGCTCGACCAGTTCCAGCTCCAGCACCTCGAGCAGCACCAGCAGCGGCACCGAAGTTCCGGCACCGCCGATGATGATCCTGTTCGGAATGGCCGCAGCGGCCATATTCGGTCGCCGCCGTTTCCGTGTGAGGCGCGGCGCGAAGGGCGCGCAGGCCTGAGCCACTCCGCACTCAGCGGTAGTTGCGGCTCCACTCTTCCTGCCGGTACCACTGCGTAATCACGTATTTTTCACCCGCCTCGACAGGCAGGGCGGCATGGCGGGTATTGCGATTGGGGCGCCCCTTGCGGGTCATATTGTCCCACGCGATCAGCAGCCCCGGCTCAGGTGTCACTAGAAGGTCGAGCTCGGGAAATTCGGTCTCACCGCCTGCTTCGACGCTGTTGAGATAGACCATCGCGGTCCAGCTGCGCTGCCCGCCACGACGCCGCTCGTCCTGCCAGTGCGGGCGTTCCTCGCGGAAGTAGTCGCGGTGATGCAGATACTGCTCGCCCACATGATAGCGCTGGCCCTGGATCGTCTCCGCATGGGCGCGATTAATGCCGAGCGCCTCGTCGATCTTGCGCCCGAGCGCGATTGTCTCCGGCGCTTCGTTGGAAAAGAAATGGGTCGAGCTCGTCCGCGCGCCCATCGTCTTGCGATCGGAAAACAGCTTCGAGGGCTGGATGCGGCTTTCGATCGTGGCGATCAGCTGCGCACATTCCTGCGCCGTCAGGAAACCCGGGAGCAGATAGAGATCCGCCTTGTCCCCGCCTCTCGCCACCGCTCGCGCATCTTGCGACAGGCGCTGGCGGACGTTGTCGCCGATCGCCGCAAGGGTCGCGGGATCGGCCTTGGGGTCCGGTTGCTTGGCCTGGAAAAGCCGGGAGAGGCGGGTCAGCAGGGGCACGGAGCGAGCAATCTCCTATCCGCGCCCCTGCGATAACCGGCTTACGATGCGGCGAGCTTGCGCAGCACGTAGTGGAGGATGCCGCCGTTGCGGTAATACTCCATCTCGTTCGCCGTATCGATGCGGCACAGCGCAGTGAAGGTGGCCTTCGAACCGTCTTCATGCGTCACTTCGACTTCGACGTCCTGGCCCGGCGTGAGGTCGGCAAGGCCCAGAATCGTGAAGGTGTCGTTCGAGCCGAGGCCAAGGCTCTGGCGGGTGTCGCCATCCTTGAACTGCAGCGGCAGCACGCCCATGCCGATGAGGTTCGAGCGGTGAATACGCTCGTAGCTTTCGACGATGACGGCGCGCACACCCAGCAGGATTGTACCCTTGGCCGCCCAGTCGCGGCTGGAACCGGTGCCGTATTCCTTGCCCGCGATGACAACCAGCGGCGTGCCGTCGGCCTTGTGCTTCATCGCCGCGTCGTAAATCGGCATCTGCTCACCCTTGTAGGTGGTGATGCCGCCTTCCACGCCCGGGACCATTTCGTTCTTGATGCGGATGTTGGCGAATGTGCCGCGCATCATGACTTCGTGGTTGCCGCGGCGCGAGCCGTAGGAGTTGAAGTCCGACTTCGAGACCTGGTGGCTCTTGAGGTATTCGCCTGCGGGCGAATCTTCCTTGATCGAACCGGCCGGCGAAATGTGGTCGGTAGTGGTCGAATCGCCGAGGATGGCAAGCGGCTTCGCATCGGTGATGTCAGTCAGCGGAGCCGGCTCCATGCCCATGCCTTCGAAATAGGGCGGGCTGGCGACATAGGTGCTGGTCGGGTTCCAGGTGTAGGTGTCCGAAGCATCGACCTTGATCGCCTGCCAGTGCTCGTCGCCCTTGTAGACGTCGGCATAGCGGGTGAGGAACATCTGACGGTCGATGTTGGCGGCACGGTGTTCGCGCACTTCTTCGTTCGACGGCCAGACATCGGCCAGCATCACGTCGTTGCCGTCCTGGTCTTGGCCCAGCGGGGTTTCGGTGATGTCGGTCGTGACCGTGCCGAGGATCGAATAGGCGACCACCAGCGGCGGCGAAGCGAGGAAGTTGGCGCGCACATCGGGCGATACGCGGCCTTCGAAGTTGCGGTTACCCGAAAGGACCGATGCGGCGACGATATCGTTGCCGTTGATCGCCTTGGAAATCGGCGGCGCGAGCGGGCCCGAGTTGCCGATGCAGGTCGTGCAGCCATAGCCGACGAGGTCGAAGCCCATGGCGTCGAGATCGTCCTGCAGGCCGGACTTCACGAGGTAGTCGGTGACCACCTGCGAACCGGGTGCAAGGCTGGTCTTCACCCACGGCTTGGGCTGGAGGCCCTTCTCGCGCGCCTTCTTGGCGACGAGACCGGCGGCAATCAGCACGTCGGGGTTGGAGGTGTTGGTGCAGCTGGTGATAGCCGCGATGACCACGTCGCCGTCACCGATGTCATGGTCCTTGCCATCGACAGCGACGCGGACCGGCGCATCCTTCTTGTAGATCGTCTTGAGATCGGTGTTGAACAGCTCGTCCACATCGGGAAGCGCGACGCGGTCCTGCGGGCGCTTGGGGCCGGCGAGGCTGGGGACGACCTTGGAGATGTCGAGGTCGAGCGTCTTGGTGAAGACCGGCTCGTTCTCGGGCGTGAACCACATGCCCTGTTCTTTCGAATAGGCTTCCACCAGCGCGATGGTTTCCTCGTCGCGGCCGGTGAGGCGCATGTATTCGAGCGTCTTGTCGTCGATGCCGAAGAAGCCGCAGGTCGCGCCATATTCGGGGGCCATGTTGGCGATGGTCGCGCGGTCGGCGAGGGTGAGGTTGGCAACGCCTTCGCCGTAGAATTCGACGAAGCGGCCGACCACGCCGACTTCGCGCAGCATCTGGACGCAGGTCAGCACGAGGTCGGTTGCGGTCACGCCTTCCGCCATTGCGCCGGTCAGCTTGAAGCCGACGACTTCGGGGATCAGCATCGAGATCGGCTGGCCGAGCATG
This DNA window, taken from Qipengyuania seohaensis, encodes the following:
- a CDS encoding prolyl hydroxylase family protein — translated: MPLLTRLSRLFQAKQPDPKADPATLAAIGDNVRQRLSQDARAVARGGDKADLYLLPGFLTAQECAQLIATIESRIQPSKLFSDRKTMGARTSSTHFFSNEAPETIALGRKIDEALGINRAHAETIQGQRYHVGEQYLHHRDYFREERPHWQDERRRGGQRSWTAMVYLNSVEAGGETEFPELDLLVTPEPGLLIAWDNMTRKGRPNRNTRHAALPVEAGEKYVITQWYRQEEWSRNYR
- a CDS encoding DsrE family protein; protein product: METRLFRAASLAALACAAPVAAQDMSAFKTGPVIAQFGPHAPVEGIGEVPGDTEFSIAFDVAKPADEGARNRGFESAARFINMHVAHGVPEDNIRIAVVVHGKAVNDLLASPDNTSADMVQVMLGQGVRFIVCGQSAVAYGVTQDELLPGVEMALSAMTAHALLQQRGYTVNPF
- the aroC gene encoding chorismate synthase — translated: MSWNTFGRVLRFTTWGESHGPAIGAVVDGCPPGLELSEADIQPFLDARKPGQNKFTTQRQEPDEVRILSGVFEGKTTGTSLSLLIENKDQRSKDYSEIANTYRPGHADFAYDAKYGFRDYRGGGRSSARETAMRVAAGAVARKAIPEVEILAYVAEIGGDRIDPVNFDREEIARNPFWCPDAEAAKRWEALVDDARKAGSSLGAVVECLATGVPAGWGAPVYAKLDSDLAAGMMSINAVKGVEIGDGFDAARLTGEQNADAMSPGENGPEFAANHAGGIAGGISTGQPVVCRVAFKPTSSILTPVASIDRQGEATEVRTKGRHDPCVGIRGTPVVEAMMALVLADHKMLHRAQCG
- the ruvA gene encoding Holliday junction branch migration protein RuvA codes for the protein MIAKLKGLLDETGSDWAVIDVSGVGYLVHCSARTLSQLGEKGEACTVYTDLQVSENDMRLLGFAEAAERDWFRLLTQVQGVGSKVGLAILSALSTGEVQQACANGDAATIARAQGVGPKLAGRIVNELKDKAGALPSSGGGAAMAAIPAGGASADAVSALENLGFKPAIAARAVAAAQGELGEGASEGDLIRVALKKAAS
- the acnA gene encoding aconitate hydratase AcnA, whose translation is MTQVGQDTLGTRSTLTVNGKDYAYYSFAKAAEKIGDVSKLPFSLKVLLENMLRFEDGGFTVSTDDVQAIADWQKNPATGKEIQYRPARVLLQDFTGVPCVVDLAAMRDAISKLGGDTAKINPQVPVNLVIDHSVMVDEFGHPKAFEQNVELEYARNAERYDFLKWGSKSFKNFTAVPPGTGICHQVNLEYLGKGVWNSEGTDGQLVAYPDTCVGTDSHTTMINGLGVLGWGVGGIEAEAAMLGQPISMLIPEVVGFKLTGAMAEGVTATDLVLTCVQMLREVGVVGRFVEFYGEGVANLTLADRATIANMAPEYGATCGFFGIDDKTLEYMRLTGRDEETIALVEAYSKEQGMWFTPENEPVFTKTLDLDISKVVPSLAGPKRPQDRVALPDVDELFNTDLKTIYKKDAPVRVAVDGKDHDIGDGDVVIAAITSCTNTSNPDVLIAAGLVAKKAREKGLQPKPWVKTSLAPGSQVVTDYLVKSGLQDDLDAMGFDLVGYGCTTCIGNSGPLAPPISKAINGNDIVAASVLSGNRNFEGRVSPDVRANFLASPPLVVAYSILGTVTTDITETPLGQDQDGNDVMLADVWPSNEEVREHRAANIDRQMFLTRYADVYKGDEHWQAIKVDASDTYTWNPTSTYVASPPYFEGMGMEPAPLTDITDAKPLAILGDSTTTDHISPAGSIKEDSPAGEYLKSHQVSKSDFNSYGSRRGNHEVMMRGTFANIRIKNEMVPGVEGGITTYKGEQMPIYDAAMKHKADGTPLVVIAGKEYGTGSSRDWAAKGTILLGVRAVIVESYERIHRSNLIGMGVLPLQFKDGDTRQSLGLGSNDTFTILGLADLTPGQDVEVEVTHEDGSKATFTALCRIDTANEMEYYRNGGILHYVLRKLAAS
- the ruvB gene encoding Holliday junction branch migration DNA helicase RuvB, whose product is MTEPVPLHSPDRQPEDPDAALRPKSLEEFVGQKAARENLRVFIEAAKGRGEAMDHVLFFGPPGLGKTTLAQIVSKELGVGFRATSGPVIAKAGDLAALLTNLEPNDVLFIDEIHRLNPVVEEVLYPAMEDRALDIIIGEGPSARSVRIDLPPFTLVGATTRQGLLTTPLRDRFGIPVRLNFYTEDELLKVVTRGAGLLGMGIDEGGAREIARRSRGTPRVAGRLMRRVRDFASVLGEPVVTTKVADEALTRLEVDRLGLDAMDRRYLTMIATTYKGGPVGVETLAAGLSEPRDTVEEVIEPYLIQLGLIARTARGRMLNDGGWTHLGMTPPGPASQSDMFD